The following is a genomic window from Nicotiana tabacum cultivar K326 chromosome 3, ASM71507v2, whole genome shotgun sequence.
GACTCGTGGGACTTCACAccttgtataatttttgtataagcAAATTAATTATTAACTCCATCCTTCTTGCAACAGTTAAGTTTGCGAGCTTGCATACCCTGTGCTTACTGCTTAGTGATGAGCTAACATGGATTCATGAGCAAAAAACAAAGTGTCCATATGCATGAGTTGTGGTTTGCAGCTGAATAACTTGGGTTGTTATGACATATGGCCGATTTTTTCTTATGAATTGCTAGAACATGAATAACTTCTTCAGCTAACCCTAGGAGTAAGAAGAACTAAAGAATTGAGGGGGGTAGTTTTTCTCATAGTGTAACATATTAGTCAAATGCGTTGGTTATAGCTGACAGAACCGTGATGAGGACCTCTTCCAAGTGGTCACCCTACATGAAAAGCTATAAAAAAACGAAGGCTTATGTTGGGACATGCGTCGATCTACCAAAATCTACTTGGAACAAAAAGATTGAAGAAGTTTATAGTTCGTTTTCTTTTGCATTCTGAGATTTATTTGATGAAAGGTAGTTTCCTGTTGTATAATGATAGTGAGAATTCATATACTTGGTTGATACGAACTAGATGTAATTAAGGCAGGACAGTAGTTACTTCTTGGTGTAAGGTTTTCTGTTGTATGTTAAGGAGGTTTGGGGGTGTTGGTGGGACGAATGCTCCACTCCACCACTGGTCTGCCGAAAAATCAACGTAACCAATCCTAGTGTTTTATATTAAACGAATGAATGCAAAATGTATTTTTTTGTACAGAAAGCTATCACTTACTTATTATTAAGTGATTTGTATTTTcactttaatttatattttttacagTTAAAACTTTTAGTCTGGTGCAAAATACTTGGTGCGCACAAGTAATTTTACTCTGCTCGTGTGGTAATGTGGTGGGTACAGTATTGAGGATAAATCTTACAAGGGACAAAGTTGTGCAGAATTATAATAATATTCATCGCACTTTGGATGGTGCAAAAACTCCTCAAGCATGAAGATTACATAGTCGCTAACAGAATTATGAAAGCCAATATTGGACAATGTTTTGGATGCAGACAAAAGATTTACTTGTGAAATACAACTTAATCTCATATATATAGTGGCAAAGCAAGAGCAACGGAGGACTGAGGTCAAAAGGGCTTGGTGATAAACTAATCAGCACCAGGTTGGTGGGTGTAGTAATTAATTAAACCTATATATATTAAACATATTCGATTTTAAATAATGCAGCGTAAAAGATTCTAGCGTTCTTCCAATATACATGCAAGGTGTAAGTTACATAAATGCAATTTTTCTTAATAAATTTTATGCTGATCGTGTAAcactgattttattttattttagatatcgAGTGCATATAAAATTCTATTGTAAGCTTAGACTGAGTGTTCAGTAAGTAATTTGCTTACTATTAGTCGATAAGAAATTGTAAATGGAAGAGTTTATAATTAAGAGCAACTCAATATTAATTTTCCTTGTTAATACGCTTAGACTACTGTTATTATTGCTACGTGAAGAAGCTTGAACTCATACCCTTCCTCGTAAGGTGGGGAGTCTATAGCTACCGATAGCTTAGCAATCTCAGCCTTAGAGTTAGTGTTCCttggttttggttatttttgttggttgtgtgACAATATTTTAAAGACTTTGTTGACAATTGTCATAATCAAAGTCAAGTGATATCCCTTCTAGAAGTCATTAGAAAGGTGACAAAATGTCTTGATAAAGTGGCAAATTTCATCGGCCACTTTCTTGTCATGCACAACAAGTCTTCATGCAAATGAAGCTATAAATAATCATTACCAATCACTCCTTTCTAATCAATTATCATCAGCAAGACAAAAAGAAATCCTTCTTATCTTTCCTTCTAATTTCATTATTCACCAATTTCCCTTTGTTGTCTTTCTTTTTGGTAGTTTAACTTCTCTTGTTCCCCTCTTTTAAATAGTTGGGTTTGTAATATTTAATTTTGCTGATTCCTGTATCCTCTAAACAAATAGAGATGTGCTTGTTTAGTCCTGGGGAGACATTTCACATTGCTGAAATAATTTCTTAGGACAGTACCAAACACGACTCAAACAATTTGTGTATCTGCTTACAAATAATATTGAAGCAGTGTTATTATTGAAATTCTTGCTCTCAATCACTAAAGGTCGATCTAGCTCTAGAGTCAAATTAAGCTTATTGTATATAACGCTTATTTGGTTGAAGAAAATTTTTCAGTTTGACCCAATAATAGTAATTGACTTGTAATCACAGGTTAACAATCTTTGATAGTGTACAATATCTTTACATTGTCGGTATAACTTAAATCCTATATTTTTAGTAAAAGAGAAACTCTAGAAGAATCGTTCGATCAAAAATTTCACCCGAGCAAAGGCCTAAAAAGCGAGCTTAGGGGGAAACGGAAAATTTGCACAAATAGGACTATTTGAGGCTGctttttaaattttctttatCGTTTcaaaaatttgtgaaaaaatagCTTTGCCACTATATATCTAGAAGAATAAAATATCACGCTTTCACAAATTATGGGAAGCAGGACATAATTTTGATACAAATTGATCACATTTTGCTTATCGTCTTGTTCACAAGTTATGCAAGGTGGGATTTATTAGATGAGCAAAACTGTAAAGGACGTAGGTTAATCATAGTTGCTTAATTATAATTAGCTAAGTTAACTATAGTTGACGTATTAGTTAATGTGTTAGTTAGTGGATTACAACTGTCATTTAGGTGGTTAATGAGTTAGTTAAAACATTGTAAATGCTTCTTCTTATTCACGCTGTATAGCAATAAACAGAGCCTTGTTCTTCTCCAAACTCTCTCGATTCTTCAtctttaatttcttcttcttagCTTTGAATGATTGATAAATTCTTCATGGTATTAGAGCCACACTAATCAAGTGATTCTAGGGAATTTCTTCGCGGAATTGAAGACAGTTCGAGAGAATCTACTCAAGTTTCGAACCCTAATGCTACAATTTTTCAATGACAATTTCTGAGAATCTGGCTGAAAACGAGAATAATGGAGATAATACGAGCATGGAGCAGTACCAAGCTCAATTGCTTTGGATCACAGTCATCCTCTTTACTTGCATGCGTCTGATGGTCCAGGATCCATGTCGGTGGGACTCATTTTGACATGTACGAAAAATTACTCTCTTTTGAGTCGTGCGATGAAAGTAGCACTATTAGGTAAGAATAAATTGTGTTTAGTTGATGGATCGACATCGAAGGATGCAATCGTGACCTCATGGCTTATGAGCAATGTGAGCAGGGATTTGGTAACATGAGTATTATTTTCTTCGAATGCACAAAAAGGTATGAGCTGCTTTCAAGGAGAGATTTGACAAAGTAAACGTATCGAGGCTGTATTACTTGCACAAGGAAATATTTACCTTAACACTGGGGATTTCATTAGTATCGACCTATTTTACCAAGCTAAAAGATCTCTGGGCAGAATATGATTCGATACTGCCACCGCCTCCATCAGCTACTGAGTATATTAAGCAACTGGAGTATCAACTATTGCTGCAATTTTTGATGGGATTGAATGATAGTTTTGAGCAAGCAAGGAGCCAAATTCTGTTGATGCCAACTTTGCCATCCATAGACAAGGCTTATGCTATGGTGGTTCAGGAAGAAAGCAAGAAATCGATTACTGGTGGTAGTTATGGACATAATGATCCTACTGCCATGTTTATTGCTCATTCTACAACTAGATAAAAAAGGAACTATAGTTTAGAATGTGATTTCTGTCATTTGAAAGGCCACACTAGAAATAAATGTTATAAATTGatgaaatgtgaattttgtaACAAGATAGGGCACTTAAAGGAGAATTGTTACAAGATAATTGGATATCCATCAGATTTCAAGCAAAAGAAGAAAGTAAATGCAGTCATGATTGATGCAACTGGAGAACAAGCAATAACAGTCTCACCAACTATAACACATTTCAACCAACCAACAGTGTTGAACCAACTCACTTTTTCACCAAGGAGCAGTGTAATTAGTTGTTGCAGTTGCTGAACAAAGGTTCTACTGCAGGAGCAAGTGCTAATATGGCAGGTAAATGTTTTTGTGGTAATGTAGCATTATGTGAGAATTTAGAACTTTGCAAATGGATAGTAGATACCGGTGCTACTAATCACATGACTGGTGACAAAAAATTGCTGAAAAATGAAACTTCAGTAGGAAACTCAGGGCAAGTGCAATTACCTACTGGAGATTCAGCACCAATTTTTCATATGGGAGAGTGTCAGCTCACTGGAGGTGATGTACTAAAAGATGTGTTATGTGTACCAACCTTTAAGTTCGATCTTATGTCAGTTTCTAAGGTGACTGAGCATCTCAAATGCAGTGTTACTTTCTTTCCTAAATGTTGTGTGTTTCAGGATCTCTTGTCTGGGAGGGTGAAGGAGATGGGTAGAAAGGAAGAAGGTCTGTGCATATTATCAACAACATTAGGAAaacaataaatacaacatttgtaGCAACTAGTAGAGGAGGCATGAAGATATGGCATAAAAGAACAGGATATGTTCCAGTTCAAGTTCTCAGAAGGATTCCTAGTATACAACActatatacggtaaaatcggagggtccaattttctaTTGTTGTGATGCCTCGCAAGCATATTTCACAGGTTCGAGACTATGGTCTAGGTTCACCCTCGAGGGTTATCGGCGTTCGACCTCGGGGCAACACAGACCAATGGCTATGATgaaaagtggggagttcccaaggcacataactggagctgacaaagtctagtgAGCTAAGTTCAGACTCGAATCATGACATCAACTAGCTGtctcatctccatatctttgtaataaacgtatttgtactatgttgggatttcccctcatatataaaagagatccttgtcattttgtagtcACCTGTTGCTCAATACAAAACActcaagaacattctctctgctctctaacacattcttcCGACCTCTTTACTTGCatttattgttcatattcattgtgtgctatttattgcttattattagCCATAAAGAGCTgtcattgatttatttataactgttaGGCTCCATCGACTACCCCTGGCGGGGCATTAGACTCGACCCAGAGGGCCCTCGAGGCCCTGATCGACCGCCATTTGGTTTGGTTAATGTCTTGTCTTAAGCTCATATCTTGACTCCAAGTACCTCACTTAGAATCTATtgccctaacaactagcataaaaatagatcacgtatttttagaatcacataatcaaatttaattgttattaccattttcacggtaaatagtttggcgcccaccgtggggctaaaaataatagtgattattttcttgttggctTTACTAtgtaacgcaagttatctttcacactttttcttgtccaagatctttgatttcaggtcaaaatgcctAAACCAGTAAATGTACCTGAAAATAACAGCCTCAAAAACTATGGAAAGGGCAGGTATGATTATTTCAGGTATGGGTGTGCCACCGCAAAACCCTGGGAGCACGCCAGAGCCGATTCCCAAGGGTACGACCTTGTGCGACGCTCAATACATTAGCGCCAGTCCTCACATCAACAAAGGAGCACGTTGAGAGATTCAACGGGAAACTCGGAAAAATCTACCTAGGAAAAAAGAAATATTTCTCGGCATATCGTTCATATGATTATCGGGGGGACCGACATTCCCCAAGGACCCGTgatcaaaaggataaaaatataCACTGCAATAAAAAGGCCGATACGAGACCGCATGACCGAAGACACCATTGCATTTAGCGAGGAGGATCTCAAGACCTTGACAGAAccacacaatgacgcactggtaatttcaTTTCTTTTAAGTAACATTCGAATTAAAcgtgtgctcgtggatccaggcagctcggcCAACGTAATCAGGTCAAAGGTGGTAGAACAGCTTGGGTTGCTCGATCAGATCGTACTCGCATCCCGGATCCtccacggcttcaacatggccGGTGAAGTAACGAAAGGGGAGATCGCCCTCCCAGTTGACATGTCCGGTACAGCTCAGAACACCAAGTTCCACGTCATCAGCGATGACATGATGTACAATGCATTGCTTGGCAGGctatggatacacaacatgagggaaGTGCCATCAACTCTGCACcagatgatgaagtttccaacaaagGATGGCATAACGACCATATATGGAGAACAACATGCGgtaaaagaaatgttcgcggttTACCAGGAAGCGCCGAATCCTATACACTCTACCTCGGATGAGTTTGGGAGTGTACAGAACCccgaggatgatgaagaagatttcCTCGCTCCTCGAACTTTTGTTGCCCCCGAAGAATCAGATGCAACGAAatcaacaattgaagaactggagcaagctGTTTTGATCTAGCATCTCCCAgattgaaaggtatacctgggaacgggattaacccctgaactcaggaaaaaactcattcaattccttattaaTAACATCGACTATTTCGCTTGGTCCAacttagatatgacaggaatcctGTCGGAAATAACCACCCACCGATTAAGTGTCGACCCCatgttcaaaccggtgaagcaaaaatgAAGACCCCAGTTTGAAGTAAAACACGtgttcatcaaggatgaggtaacgaaactccttaaaatagggtctattagagaggtaaagtaccccgaatggcAGGCCAACATAGTAGCAgttcccaaaaagggaaataagttaaaaatgtTCGTAGAtataaagacttaaataaggcgtgccccaaggattcgttcccatttccTAACATTGATCGTCTGCTCGATGCAACAGATggccacgagaccctcacctttctcgacTCCTACtcagggtataatcaaattcagatgaaccccgaggatagggaaaagacttcgttcatcacgaaGTATGGTACCTACTAATGGAATGCCCGTTGGGCCGAAAACCGCAGGGGCTACATACCAAcacctagttaataaaatgttcgagcattaaataggcaaatccatggaagtttatactgatgacatgctagttaagtccctgctcGTAGAGGatcatttgactcatttgcaggaaacattcgacatcctcagaagttacaacatgaagcttaaccccaagAAATGTGCCTTCAGAGTGGGTTAAGGCAAATTAttaggcttcatggtatcgaacaggggatcaagatcaaccccaacaaaattAAGGTCATCGAAGAAATCACGGTGATAAataatgtaaaggccgtgcaaCGACTGACATGGCGGATAACGCCTCTaggcagattcatatcaaggtcgtCAGACATgagtcatcatttcttctctttactcaaaaagaaaaacaacttcgagTGGACTCCAGAATTCCAACACGCTTTGGAGGAATTGAAACGATATCTAACTAGCCCGCCTTTGCTCCACACGCCAAAAGAGGATGAGATGTTGTATCTATACCTGACCGTATTCGAGATAGCGGTAAGCGGTGTGCTGGTTCGAGAGGAGAAAGATACGCAATTCCCTGtctattatgtaagtcggaccctaGGGGATGCCGAAACCaggtatccgcacctagaaaaattagctcaTGCGTAATAAGCGCATCACAAAAATTGAAACCCTATTTTCAATGACACCGTATTTGTGTTTTAACATTTACCCTCTCCGAAGCATATTGCATAAGCCCGAattatcgggccgattggccaaatgggccattgaaCTCGGGGGGTATGATATcaagtatcaaccccgaacgaccatcaagtcccaGATTCtagcagacttcatggccgacttctcaccctccctcgtgcccgaggtagaaAAGGAACTTTTACTAAAATCAGGCACATCTTCCGGGGTATGGACCTTGTTCACTGATAGCGCCACAAACGTGAGAGGATCCGAACTCAGTATAGTCCTGAAGCCGCCTACGGGTGGCATAATCAGGCAATCTATAAAAACCGCAAGATTGACTAACAacaaagccgagtatgaggctatgattgcaggtctggaaTTGGCCAAAAGCCTGGGAGCTGATATCGTCGAAGCAAAATGCGATTCACTCTTGGTAGTAAACCAGATAAATGGGAGCTACAAGGTCCgagaagacaggatgcaaaggtatttggacaaaatccAAGTCACATTACgccgtttcaaagaatggaccttggTCCACGTACCTCGGGAgcagaacagcgaggccgatgccctcgcaaacctggGATCATCTGTTGAAGAAGATGACCTGCTCCCTAGGGCTGTTATTTAGCTATCCAAATtagtgatcgaggaaggtcatgccgagattaaTTTTACTTGCCTAATACGGtactggagaaataaatatattggctATCTGAAAGATGGAAAATTACCGACAGATCCAAAGGAATTAAGGGACCTGCGAACCAAAGTAGCCCGGTTCTCGCTCGACGAAAACGGGACTCTGTACAAAAGAACTTTTGATGGCCCACTAGCAGTATGCCTGGGGCCAGGAGAAACAGATTATGTACTCCAAGAGATTCACAAGGGTACTTGCGAAAATCACTCCGGCGCCGATTCCTTAGTCCGAAAGGTGATCAGGGCAGGCTACTactgggacaacatggaaaaagacactaaggaattcatccgaaagtgcgacaaatgccagagatttgcccctatgattcaccaacctggagaacaactacattcggtcttatcgccatgaccattcatgaaatggggaatggacatcgtcggacctctACTAACGGCACCAGGTAAAGTTAAATtcttttatttatgactgactatttctcaaaatgggtggaagtgCAGGCCTTCGAAAAGATTAGataaaaagaagtcattgacttcatctgggatcacattatATGCCGATTTGGGATTCCTTCCGAGATAACATGCGACAATGGGAGGCAGTTCATCAGAAGTAAAGTAACACAGTTCCtcgaggatcacaaaatcaagagaatcttGTCGACGCCATACCATCCATGTGCAAATGGCCAGGCTGAatccacaaacaaaaccatcatccaaaacataaaaaagaagttagaaaGCTCTAAGGGGAGAGAAATATTTCCcgaagtgctatgggcataccgaacaacttcAAAGTCGAGCATaggggaaacacctttctctctagtgTATGGCACTGATGCTCTAATACCAGTGGAGGTCGGGGAGCCAAGCGCCAGATTCTGACACACCACTAAGAGCTCGAACAACGAAGCCATGACTACAACCCTCAAACTATTGGATGAAAAGCGAAAAGCCTCGCTcgtccgaatggccgcccaaaatcaaatgatcgaaaggtattataacaggagaacaaacCTCCGACATCTCGGAGtcggggacttggtcctaaggaaagtcaccctcaacaccccaaaccctaatgaaggaaagctaggcAAAAATTGGGAAGAACCATACCGCATCTTCGGAGTAATCAAcaaagggtcctacaagctcgACACCATGGAAGGTGAGCaacttccaagcaattggaacatatcaatgatgaaacgatactactgctaaggtgtcCGATGGAAGATTCTGAAGCACCCTCcaactcgaaggccttaggtttcaaaagcatatgttgcactcttttccttcgattgGGTTTTTATCCTAAAAAAGGTtttactggcaaggtttttaacgaggaaacatccatatgctacctaaggaagactcaacaagtactcaaggcttcttttgaaatcaacctcgaatactggggggaatCCCTCAGAAGGTCACCTACTCAAAGAAGCCAAAATACCCCaaatggggtctcgataggaaaataatgtaccgggccaaacggtcgagtGAACTATATCTGTATAGAACAACTGAGCCCTTAACAGCAAAGGCGTGTATACTTGTACTAAGTAATCAAATAATAGTTCCCAAAAGCATTTTGTGTTTCAAGAAAGCTCgatattttttgcaaaaaaacGGCCCCAAAGCCAAAAAACgtcccgaatactcggggactggcgtcgacAACTCGAAACAATGCGACCCCCGGGTCGGAGCTCctaaatcgtaagccctcaataaggcaacatcaagatcacaaaacaactccagagccaaaaacgtcccgaacactcggggactaacgtaaaaaactcaaggccacatgacctccgAGTTGGGAACtccgaaatcgtaagccctcaatgaggcaatactaagtttacaagtaatggctcccgagtcGAGAAATCCTCAATGACTCAGGGACTGCTGTCAATCACCATCTCCATCAatttatcaaaacccgaggccgtaagaccaCATATGGGCTGTCTcgatctcgtaagacctatataaggcaataacaatatctgtaagacctcaagcaaggcatgaaccacacttgtaccaagtgacaatatctgtaagacctcaatcaaggcatgaaccatacttgtaccaagtatccaaaactgtaagacatcaaaggcatgtaaaacttgtaagaacttacaaaaggcataaacccgatctcaaagttaaggctatatatcgaacttgtaagacccctaaaaaggcataccctcgatatagacgccgaaactactttactcgggactgaaaggctccggtcaaacacaaatgactacggtcacaaggttgtaccagccaaactaacacgATTCCtagacgcccgaccgtcgctataaaatcacaggacttcaattacttcgaatacacttcgaaaagaaccggttaaacaggctacccttaACATAGGCAAAAAagtttcgaccatgtcagctcctaaatacaggcttcgagatactcagccaccgagccaaacctcccgaggtgctcaatcatcgccatataacgactcacaatcgaggttttatttaaaccgtcgaagagtcaggcaaacattatttcaaaaaatccttatcgagggacaaataaagcctatattagagTTCGCAtcaacccaaggcgtaagagccattgtcgccaacccaCATACAAAAGGTTGCATCAAcctaaagcataagagccattgtctccagcaCATAcaaaaggtcataccgacccaatgtgtaagagcctaagggccaactttaaattcaaaaactatagggtcgaatgagctcgagttgaAACCCGATTTGGAGATTGAAcacaaaatagttaactaaatatgcctaagagcaaaagcgtaagagccactgtcgccagcacTAAAATCgaaggtcgtaccgaccaaacGTGTAAGAGTCACTGTCGCCAGTACTAAAATCGAAGGTCGTACTGACCAAATGTGTGAGATACACTATCGCCAGCACTAAAATCGAAGGTTGCAATGACCCAACGTATAAAAGCCAGGTCTAACCTGAGAACACTCAAGGACTAACTTTCCACCGTTACAAGTCGCTCAGCAATAGCAAAAACCCGAGGGTCTAACCCAAGGTCTAAGATCTCGGATTGATTATCAAAAATAGCACACATTATTCtcaaaaggaaaaggagaaaagaagtgataaaaaacaAAAGGCCATTTATACATATCGCCCGCAGAGTTAAGTTTACAAAGGCTTTTTGAAAACCCATTACAAGGAAGGATCCAAATAGAATCCTAATCTATCGTCGAGCCTACATCTTTGACGGATCCGCCGGAGGTTGTGCCCCAATGGTTCCGGCTACAGTCCTGGGACCTTTAACGACCACTTCCCCTCGAGGGATACCGCCTCcattctcatcatcttctaaaccACTACCTGGCACATCTCCAAAAGCAAACATGGCAACAACTTTCTCCTCTAGGGTCTTCACCCTCTCACGCTCGGCAGACAAATTGATACCCCCATATGTATATCCTCGAGAGTCTGCCTCCGAGATTCTAACCGAGCATGCTCCACGACTCGAGTCAATTTTAGTTCGGCCTCCTCATGCTCTATCCCATTATGAGCGTTTATTACAACTTCATCCTCTTTGTGCAAAGATATAAGTGCCTCAGCTTTGGTTTTGATCCCGGATAGTGCAATAACTAACTCAGAATAGAGACCTCTATATTCATCACTATCCGTCTCGCATCATAGAGCTGGTGCTCGACTAGAGCTATCTTTTCCTGGAGGTTATCCCTCTCAAAGGTTATTTCTTTTAGGTGCCGTTTGAGTTCGAGGACTTCGAAGTCTCTGGCTCAAAGCTCCTCCCTCAGCAAGACACCTTCCTTCTCAAACTGCACAAATCAGATCAAAGATGCCAAAACGCTAGGATCTGTCAAACATTTAGACAATAGCAAATGGAAACTAGGTAACCTGTTCACCAAGATGAGCCTTCTCACGCTCGTGACGGGTCACCTCAACCTGAAACTGGGCGAAAGTTTGATTATAAAGCGCCCTGGCATGAAGCCAtgaaaaagacaagttagaaagACAAAGATCAGGACAACATGAAGGATTTGCAAAAACTACCTGCTCACAAATCATGTTCATCTTGCTGAAGATGAGTGAAGCATCGAGCTCAGGAATTCCCTCGGGAGTGGCTAAAGGCCTTTCAAACGCATTTTCATCTCCGATA
Proteins encoded in this region:
- the LOC142176653 gene encoding uncharacterized protein LOC142176653, translated to MADFSPSLVPEVEKELLLKSGTSSGVWTLFTDSATNVRGSELSIVLKPPTGGIIRQSIKTARLTNNKAEYEAMIAGLELAKSLGADIVEAKCDSLLVVNQINGSYKVREDRMQRYLDKIQVTLRRFKEWTLVHVPREQNSEADALANLGSSVEEDDLLPRAVI
- the LOC142176651 gene encoding uncharacterized protein LOC142176651; the protein is MTISENLAENENNGDNTSMEQYQAQLLWITVILFTCMRLMVQDPLSTYFTKLKDLWAEYDSILPPPPSATEYIKQLEYQLLLQFLMGLNDSFEQARSQILLMPTLPSIDKAYAMVVQEESKKSITGGSYGHNDPTAMFIAHSTTR